A window of the Halopseudomonas phragmitis genome harbors these coding sequences:
- a CDS encoding class I adenylate-forming enzyme family protein: protein MSITPSTPVTLESPYTTLPALVAVHARERAEHPALIQDDRQVSYRALNQTVDQVAAALQRDGLKPGDSIAICASNSIAYACLFIGALRAGVVVAPLAPSSTADSLLTMIADSGAQLVFVDQAVDQAIESVKSRLHVTLLSLDDSRPQQGFSQWLCDAAPQPVELAPELPFNIIYSSGTTGEPKGIVQSHGMRWSHIQRGIAFGYGPECVTLISTPLYSNTTLVSFLPTLGLGGTLVLMAKFDAGKYLALAAEHRVTHTMLVPVQYQRIMARDDFDQYDLSSFQVKFSTSAPFHAELKADILARWPGGLVEFYGMTEGGGSCMLPAHQYPDKLGTVGKPLDGHDMRVIDEDGHELPAGEIGEVVGHSPAMMTGYLNKPEKTAEAEWFDSTGKRFIRTGDVGRFDEEGFLTLMDRRKDMIISGGFNIYPSDLEAVLRQHPALLEATVIGVQSRSWGETPVGYAVLKSDASDSADNILQWFNQQVGKTQRLNRLILTSELPRSAIGKVLKRELRDAFQAEFGELD from the coding sequence ATGAGCATCACCCCTTCGACCCCCGTAACTCTCGAAAGCCCCTATACCACCCTGCCCGCCCTGGTCGCGGTGCATGCTCGTGAACGTGCCGAACACCCGGCCCTGATCCAGGACGACCGCCAGGTCAGCTACCGGGCACTGAACCAGACCGTTGATCAGGTCGCAGCGGCGCTGCAGCGTGATGGATTGAAACCCGGCGACAGCATCGCCATCTGCGCCAGCAATTCGATTGCTTATGCCTGCCTGTTCATTGGCGCCCTGCGTGCCGGCGTGGTGGTTGCTCCGCTGGCTCCCTCGTCCACTGCCGATAGTCTGCTGACCATGATTGCCGACTCCGGAGCTCAACTGGTCTTCGTTGATCAGGCCGTGGACCAGGCCATCGAATCCGTCAAGAGCAGACTGCACGTTACCTTGCTCAGTCTGGACGACAGCCGGCCGCAGCAGGGCTTCAGTCAGTGGCTGTGCGACGCTGCACCGCAGCCCGTGGAGCTGGCTCCGGAGCTGCCGTTCAATATCATCTACTCCTCCGGCACCACCGGCGAACCCAAGGGCATTGTCCAGTCCCATGGCATGCGCTGGTCGCATATTCAGCGGGGAATCGCGTTCGGCTACGGCCCCGAGTGCGTCACCCTGATTTCCACGCCGTTGTACTCCAATACCACCCTGGTATCCTTCCTGCCAACACTGGGTCTGGGCGGTACACTGGTGCTGATGGCCAAGTTCGATGCCGGCAAGTACCTGGCCCTGGCCGCCGAACACCGGGTTACCCACACCATGCTGGTACCCGTGCAATATCAAAGAATCATGGCCCGCGACGACTTCGACCAGTACGATCTTTCCAGCTTCCAGGTCAAGTTCAGCACCAGCGCCCCCTTTCATGCCGAGCTCAAGGCCGACATCCTGGCCCGCTGGCCGGGTGGCCTGGTTGAGTTCTACGGCATGACCGAGGGTGGCGGCTCCTGCATGTTGCCGGCCCATCAGTACCCGGACAAACTCGGCACCGTCGGCAAGCCGCTGGACGGCCATGACATGCGTGTTATCGACGAAGATGGCCACGAGTTGCCTGCAGGTGAGATCGGCGAGGTGGTCGGCCACTCCCCGGCCATGATGACCGGCTACCTCAATAAACCGGAAAAAACCGCCGAAGCCGAATGGTTCGATAGCACCGGCAAGCGTTTCATCCGCACCGGCGATGTCGGCCGCTTCGATGAAGAGGGCTTCCTGACCCTGATGGATCGGCGCAAGGACATGATCATCAGCGGCGGTTTCAACATCTATCCCAGCGACCTGGAGGCGGTATTACGCCAGCATCCTGCCCTGCTTGAGGCTACCGTCATTGGCGTGCAATCCAGAAGCTGGGGTGAAACCCCGGTCGGCTACGCCGTGCTCAAGAGCGATGCCAGCGACAGCGCCGATAACATTTTGCAATGGTTCAACCAGCAGGTCGGCAAAACCCAGCGCCTCAACCGCCTGATTCTGACCAGCGAGCTACCGCGCAGCGCCATCGGCAAGGTGCTCAAACGTGAACTGCGTGACGCGTTCCAGGCCGAATTCGGCGAACTGGACTGA
- the fabA gene encoding 3-hydroxyacyl-[acyl-carrier-protein] dehydratase FabA: protein MSKQNAYSREELLACSRGEMFGPGNAQLPAPNMLMIDRITHISDTGGRFGKGEIVAELDINPDLWFFGCHFEGDPVMPGCLGLDAMWQLVGFHLGWLGYEGRGRALGSGEVKFFGQVLPTAKKVTYTIHIKRTINRSLTLGIADGSLAVDGREIYTAEGLRVGLFTSTDSF from the coding sequence ATGTCAAAACAAAATGCGTACAGCCGGGAAGAACTGCTGGCATGCAGCCGCGGTGAAATGTTCGGCCCTGGAAACGCACAATTGCCAGCCCCCAACATGCTGATGATCGACCGTATCACTCACATCAGCGATACCGGTGGTCGCTTCGGCAAAGGTGAGATTGTTGCCGAACTGGATATCAACCCCGATTTGTGGTTCTTTGGCTGTCACTTTGAGGGTGACCCGGTAATGCCCGGATGCCTGGGCCTCGATGCCATGTGGCAGCTGGTTGGTTTCCATCTGGGCTGGCTGGGCTATGAGGGCCGCGGCCGCGCGCTGGGCTCCGGCGAGGTCAAATTTTTCGGCCAGGTGTTGCCGACCGCCAAGAAAGTCACCTACACCATTCATATCAAGCGCACCATCAACCGCTCGCTGACTCTCGGCATTGCCGATGGCAGCCTGGCCGTCGATGGCCGCGAGATCTACACCGCCGAAGGGCTGCGGGTAGGTCTGTTCACTTCTACCGATAGCTTCTGA
- the fabB gene encoding beta-ketoacyl-ACP synthase I: protein MRRVVITGMGIVSCLGQDLETVAASLKAGKPGIRHNPSYAEMGLRSQVSGSVDIDLDAAIDRKIKRFMGDAAAFAYLSMEQAIADAGLSEEQVSNVRTGLVAGSGGASTLNQMESVDLLREKGVKKIGPYRVPRTMGSTVSACLATPFKIKGVNYSISSACATSAHCIGHAAELIQMGKQDVVFAGGGEEEHWSQSMLFDAMGALSTQYNDTPEKASRAYDAKRDGFVIAGGGGMVVVEELEHALARGAKIYAEIVGYGATSDGYDMVAPSGEGAVRCMQQALATVEGSIDYLNTHGTSTPVGDVAELKAIREVFGDKAPKISSTKSLSGHSLGAAGVQEAIYCMLMMRDNFLAASANIEELDENAGDLPILRERLDTAANLVMSNSFGFGGTNATLILKRWANA, encoded by the coding sequence ATGCGTCGCGTCGTGATTACCGGCATGGGCATTGTCTCCTGCCTGGGCCAGGACCTGGAAACCGTTGCCGCCAGCCTCAAGGCCGGCAAGCCGGGCATCCGCCACAACCCCTCGTACGCCGAAATGGGCCTGCGCAGCCAGGTTTCCGGCAGTGTAGATATCGACCTGGATGCAGCAATTGACCGCAAGATCAAACGCTTCATGGGCGATGCCGCCGCCTTTGCCTACCTGTCAATGGAACAGGCCATTGCCGATGCGGGCCTCAGTGAAGAGCAGGTCAGCAACGTTCGTACCGGCCTGGTTGCCGGTAGCGGCGGCGCCTCAACCCTGAACCAGATGGAGTCGGTCGACCTGCTGCGCGAAAAAGGCGTCAAGAAGATCGGGCCATACCGCGTACCACGGACCATGGGTAGCACCGTTTCCGCCTGCCTGGCCACCCCGTTCAAAATCAAGGGTGTCAACTACTCGATCTCCTCGGCCTGTGCCACCAGCGCTCACTGTATCGGCCATGCCGCCGAACTGATCCAAATGGGCAAGCAGGATGTGGTCTTCGCCGGGGGCGGTGAAGAGGAGCATTGGTCACAGTCGATGCTGTTCGATGCCATGGGCGCCCTCTCAACCCAGTACAACGACACTCCGGAAAAAGCCTCGCGTGCCTACGACGCCAAGCGTGACGGTTTCGTCATCGCCGGTGGCGGCGGCATGGTAGTGGTCGAAGAGCTGGAACATGCCCTGGCCCGTGGCGCCAAGATCTATGCCGAAATCGTCGGCTATGGCGCCACCTCTGACGGCTACGACATGGTTGCTCCCAGCGGCGAAGGTGCCGTACGCTGCATGCAGCAGGCCCTGGCTACCGTCGAGGGCAGCATCGACTACCTCAACACCCATGGCACCTCAACTCCGGTTGGCGACGTCGCCGAACTGAAAGCGATCCGTGAAGTGTTCGGTGACAAAGCGCCGAAGATCAGTTCGACCAAGAGCTTGTCCGGCCACTCACTGGGCGCAGCCGGTGTACAGGAAGCGATCTACTGCATGCTGATGATGCGCGACAACTTCCTTGCCGCTTCGGCCAATATCGAAGAGCTGGATGAGAACGCCGGTGATCTACCGATCCTGCGCGAGCGCCTGGACACTGCCGCCAATCTGGTCATGTCCAACAGCTTCGGCTTTGGTGGCACCAACGCCACCCTGATCCTCAAACGCTGGGCCAACGCCTGA
- a CDS encoding methyl-accepting chemotaxis protein, whose protein sequence is MSLFNRSRYRQQTSNDLERLLSHLDLSVDINSQGQRLPGLPDFVRNLQQRISSSLTAAVGIAAHAPELASIAEDTASHGEQLAQSSELIASAIEQISMTLEAELVPGATQVASLGSDVNARLQQCRSDSHQLLGQVETIESAEAQLAGEIQRLGQQLDEVTQVIGMIASISQQTNLLALNAAIEAARAGEHGRGFAVVADEVRRLAGHTTEATDQVNQIIEAFRAGMQHLNDAGQSMHQAIAEGREGIQNMDQRLSEASQDMTQLDQRMAGMASGTEQIGAAVRSVSQDVQSIADVAGQLLGKATQVKRHSAAVREEGDHLLEGLGGFQLDLHQQVCQRITELASEQVFCGPPAQAEQRLRSFIASDPRFELLYLVGADGIQVSENIPADDLKASTKGSMRGKNWSDRPWFRAVKDNLQPHISPVYRSSATDAYCFTLSAPVFDQNGQLRHVLGADVRLNSLLERIGSPRRVAAS, encoded by the coding sequence TTGAGTCTGTTCAACCGTTCGCGCTATCGACAACAAACCAGCAACGACCTGGAACGCCTGCTCTCGCACCTGGATCTGAGCGTCGACATCAATAGTCAGGGGCAGCGGCTACCCGGACTGCCCGATTTCGTTCGCAATCTGCAGCAACGCATCAGTAGCAGCCTGACTGCGGCAGTAGGTATTGCAGCGCACGCACCGGAACTGGCCAGCATTGCCGAAGACACTGCCAGCCACGGCGAGCAACTGGCCCAGTCCTCGGAGTTGATCGCCAGCGCCATCGAGCAAATCAGCATGACCCTGGAGGCCGAGCTGGTCCCCGGCGCGACCCAGGTCGCCAGTCTCGGCAGTGACGTCAACGCCCGCCTGCAACAGTGCCGCAGCGACAGCCATCAGTTGCTTGGCCAGGTCGAGACCATAGAGTCGGCCGAGGCCCAGTTGGCCGGAGAAATTCAGCGCCTGGGCCAACAACTGGATGAGGTCACCCAGGTCATCGGCATGATTGCCAGCATTTCCCAGCAGACCAACCTGCTGGCCCTGAATGCCGCGATCGAAGCCGCCCGCGCCGGCGAGCATGGTCGCGGTTTTGCCGTGGTCGCCGACGAAGTACGCCGACTGGCCGGACATACCACCGAAGCCACCGACCAGGTCAACCAGATCATCGAAGCCTTCCGTGCCGGCATGCAGCATTTGAATGACGCTGGCCAGAGCATGCATCAGGCTATCGCCGAGGGGCGCGAAGGTATTCAGAACATGGATCAACGCCTGAGCGAAGCCAGTCAGGACATGACCCAACTCGATCAGCGCATGGCTGGCATGGCCAGCGGTACCGAGCAGATCGGCGCAGCGGTACGCTCGGTCAGCCAGGACGTACAGAGCATTGCCGATGTCGCCGGACAGTTGCTTGGCAAGGCCACCCAGGTCAAACGCCACAGCGCCGCCGTACGCGAAGAAGGCGATCACCTGCTGGAGGGCCTGGGCGGGTTCCAGCTCGACCTGCATCAGCAGGTTTGTCAACGGATCACCGAACTGGCCAGCGAGCAGGTGTTCTGCGGCCCACCGGCCCAGGCTGAACAGCGCCTGCGAAGCTTTATCGCCAGTGATCCACGCTTCGAACTGCTTTATCTGGTTGGAGCTGACGGAATCCAGGTCAGCGAGAACATTCCGGCCGATGATCTCAAGGCCTCGACCAAAGGCAGCATGCGCGGCAAGAACTGGTCCGACCGTCCCTGGTTCCGGGCGGTCAAGGACAATCTCCAGCCGCATATCAGCCCGGTCTACCGCTCCTCCGCTACCGACGCCTACTGCTTCACCCTGTCG